A stretch of the Neodiprion lecontei isolate iyNeoLeco1 chromosome 4, iyNeoLeco1.1, whole genome shotgun sequence genome encodes the following:
- the LOC107226242 gene encoding beta-arrestin-1 isoform X1, whose product MDTVDSASKRQATRVFKKSSPNGKITVYLGKRDFVDHITHVDPIDGVVLIDPDYVKVRKVFGHVLAAFRYGREDLDVLGLTFRKDLYLAAEPIFPVPPGSQPPRPLTRLQERLIKKLGPNAFPFYFELPPHCPASVTLQPAPGDTGKPCGVDYELKAFVGETQDDKPHKRNSVRLAIRKIMYAPSKQGAQPSVEVSKEFMMSPNKLHLEATLDKELYHHGENIAVNVHIANNSNRTVKKIKVSVRQFADICLFSTAQYKCTVAEAESDIGVTPGFTLSKVFSLKPMLADNKDKRGLALDGQLKHEDTNLASSTMEGCPVGPGFTLSKVFWLTPLLANNKDKWGLALDGQLKHEDTNLASSTLVADPSQRENLGIIVQYKVKVKLCLGPLGGELVAELPFILMHPKPEEEPPDPVTARPSPAHQPADGEVPVDTNLIQLDGEMDTGDDDIIFEDFARLRLKGETDA is encoded by the exons ATGGACACCGTAGACAGTGCCAGCAAACGCCAAGCTACTCGCGTCTTCAAAAAATCAAGTCCAAATGGAAAGATTACCGTATACCTTGGTAAAAGGGATTTTGTTGACCATATCACACATGTAGATCCAATAG ACGGAGTTGTTCTAATCGATCCTGATTACGTCAAAGTGCGTAAGGTTTTTGGGCACGTCCTTGCAGCCTTCAGGTATGGTCGCGAAGACTTGGATGTCTTGGGGCTAACGTTTAGGAAAGATCTGTACTTGGCTGCAGAACCAATTTTCCCAGTGCCACCTGGGTCGCAACCGCCAAGACCTTTGACGCGCCTGCAAGAAAGACTTATAAAAAAACTGGGCCCAAATGCATTCCCATTTTACTTTGAATTACCTCCTCATTGTCCAGCATCTGTAACGCTGCAACCTGCTCCAGGAGATACTGGAAAACCTTGTGGGGTTGATTACGAACTAAAGGCATTTGTCGGCGAAACACAAGATGACAAACCTCATAAGCG AAACTCAGTGAGACTTGCAATTCGTAAAATAATGTACGCCCCATCAAAACAAGGTGCCCAACCGTCAGTGGAAGTTAGCAAGGAATTCATGATGTCGCCGAACAAGTTGCATCTAGAAGCAACTCTTGACAAGGAGCTCTATCATCATGGTGAAAATATTGCTGTTAATGTGCACATAGCAAATAATAGTAACAGaacagttaaaaaaataaaagtatctgTACGACAGTTTGCGGATATTTGTCTGTTCTCAACAGCGCAGTACAAATGCACTGTCGCCGAGGCAGAAAGCGA TATAGGGGTAACGCCTGGCTTCACATTGAGCAAGGTCTTTTCGCTAAAGCCGATGCTAGCTGACAACAAGGATAAACGGGGCCTTGCCTTAGATGGCCAACTTAAACATGAGGACACCAATCTCGCATCTAGCACTAT GGAGGGTTGCCCAGTTGGGCCAGGTTTCACGCTGAGCAAAGTATTTTGGTTGACTCCGCTTCTCGCCAACAACAAAGATAAATGGGGACTTGCTCTTGATGGCCAGCTGAAACATGAGGACACCAATTTAGCGTCCAGCACGCT TGTAGCAGACCCATCACAACGTGAAAATCTAGGAATTATCGTTCAATACAAAGTCAAAGTGAAACTTTGCTTAGGTCCGTTAGGCGG TGAATTAGTCGCAGAGTTACCATTCATTTTGATGCATCCGAAACCGGAAGAAGAGCCACCTGATCCTGTGACAGCAAGACCAAGTCCTGCGCACCAACCTGCTGATGGAGAAGTACCTGTCGATACTAATCTTATTCAGTTAGACGG aGAAATGGATACGGGCGACGATGACATTATCTTTGAGGATTTTGCTCGTTTAAGGCTCAAGGGGGAAACCGATGCCTGA
- the LOC107226242 gene encoding beta-arrestin-1 isoform X2, with translation MDTVDSASKRQATRVFKKSSPNGKITVYLGKRDFVDHITHVDPIDGVVLIDPDYVKVRKVFGHVLAAFRYGREDLDVLGLTFRKDLYLAAEPIFPVPPGSQPPRPLTRLQERLIKKLGPNAFPFYFELPPHCPASVTLQPAPGDTGKPCGVDYELKAFVGETQDDKPHKRNSVRLAIRKIMYAPSKQGAQPSVEVSKEFMMSPNKLHLEATLDKELYHHGENIAVNVHIANNSNRTVKKIKVSVRQFADICLFSTAQYKCTVAEAESEEGCPVGPGFTLSKVFWLTPLLANNKDKWGLALDGQLKHEDTNLASSTLVADPSQRENLGIIVQYKVKVKLCLGPLGGELVAELPFILMHPKPEEEPPDPVTARPSPAHQPADGEVPVDTNLIQLDGEMDTGDDDIIFEDFARLRLKGETDA, from the exons ATGGACACCGTAGACAGTGCCAGCAAACGCCAAGCTACTCGCGTCTTCAAAAAATCAAGTCCAAATGGAAAGATTACCGTATACCTTGGTAAAAGGGATTTTGTTGACCATATCACACATGTAGATCCAATAG ACGGAGTTGTTCTAATCGATCCTGATTACGTCAAAGTGCGTAAGGTTTTTGGGCACGTCCTTGCAGCCTTCAGGTATGGTCGCGAAGACTTGGATGTCTTGGGGCTAACGTTTAGGAAAGATCTGTACTTGGCTGCAGAACCAATTTTCCCAGTGCCACCTGGGTCGCAACCGCCAAGACCTTTGACGCGCCTGCAAGAAAGACTTATAAAAAAACTGGGCCCAAATGCATTCCCATTTTACTTTGAATTACCTCCTCATTGTCCAGCATCTGTAACGCTGCAACCTGCTCCAGGAGATACTGGAAAACCTTGTGGGGTTGATTACGAACTAAAGGCATTTGTCGGCGAAACACAAGATGACAAACCTCATAAGCG AAACTCAGTGAGACTTGCAATTCGTAAAATAATGTACGCCCCATCAAAACAAGGTGCCCAACCGTCAGTGGAAGTTAGCAAGGAATTCATGATGTCGCCGAACAAGTTGCATCTAGAAGCAACTCTTGACAAGGAGCTCTATCATCATGGTGAAAATATTGCTGTTAATGTGCACATAGCAAATAATAGTAACAGaacagttaaaaaaataaaagtatctgTACGACAGTTTGCGGATATTTGTCTGTTCTCAACAGCGCAGTACAAATGCACTGTCGCCGAGGCAGAAAGCGA GGAGGGTTGCCCAGTTGGGCCAGGTTTCACGCTGAGCAAAGTATTTTGGTTGACTCCGCTTCTCGCCAACAACAAAGATAAATGGGGACTTGCTCTTGATGGCCAGCTGAAACATGAGGACACCAATTTAGCGTCCAGCACGCT TGTAGCAGACCCATCACAACGTGAAAATCTAGGAATTATCGTTCAATACAAAGTCAAAGTGAAACTTTGCTTAGGTCCGTTAGGCGG TGAATTAGTCGCAGAGTTACCATTCATTTTGATGCATCCGAAACCGGAAGAAGAGCCACCTGATCCTGTGACAGCAAGACCAAGTCCTGCGCACCAACCTGCTGATGGAGAAGTACCTGTCGATACTAATCTTATTCAGTTAGACGG aGAAATGGATACGGGCGACGATGACATTATCTTTGAGGATTTTGCTCGTTTAAGGCTCAAGGGGGAAACCGATGCCTGA
- the LOC107226242 gene encoding beta-arrestin-1 isoform X3, translating into MDTVDSASKRQATRVFKKSSPNGKITVYLGKRDFVDHITHVDPIDGVVLIDPDYVKVRKVFGHVLAAFRYGREDLDVLGLTFRKDLYLAAEPIFPVPPGSQPPRPLTRLQERLIKKLGPNAFPFYFELPPHCPASVTLQPAPGDTGKPCGVDYELKAFVGETQDDKPHKRNSVRLAIRKIMYAPSKQGAQPSVEVSKEFMMSPNKLHLEATLDKELYHHGENIAVNVHIANNSNRTVKKIKVSVRQFADICLFSTAQYKCTVAEAESDIGVTPGFTLSKVFSLKPMLADNKDKRGLALDGQLKHEDTNLASSTIVADPSQRENLGIIVQYKVKVKLCLGPLGGELVAELPFILMHPKPEEEPPDPVTARPSPAHQPADGEVPVDTNLIQLDGEMDTGDDDIIFEDFARLRLKGETDA; encoded by the exons ATGGACACCGTAGACAGTGCCAGCAAACGCCAAGCTACTCGCGTCTTCAAAAAATCAAGTCCAAATGGAAAGATTACCGTATACCTTGGTAAAAGGGATTTTGTTGACCATATCACACATGTAGATCCAATAG ACGGAGTTGTTCTAATCGATCCTGATTACGTCAAAGTGCGTAAGGTTTTTGGGCACGTCCTTGCAGCCTTCAGGTATGGTCGCGAAGACTTGGATGTCTTGGGGCTAACGTTTAGGAAAGATCTGTACTTGGCTGCAGAACCAATTTTCCCAGTGCCACCTGGGTCGCAACCGCCAAGACCTTTGACGCGCCTGCAAGAAAGACTTATAAAAAAACTGGGCCCAAATGCATTCCCATTTTACTTTGAATTACCTCCTCATTGTCCAGCATCTGTAACGCTGCAACCTGCTCCAGGAGATACTGGAAAACCTTGTGGGGTTGATTACGAACTAAAGGCATTTGTCGGCGAAACACAAGATGACAAACCTCATAAGCG AAACTCAGTGAGACTTGCAATTCGTAAAATAATGTACGCCCCATCAAAACAAGGTGCCCAACCGTCAGTGGAAGTTAGCAAGGAATTCATGATGTCGCCGAACAAGTTGCATCTAGAAGCAACTCTTGACAAGGAGCTCTATCATCATGGTGAAAATATTGCTGTTAATGTGCACATAGCAAATAATAGTAACAGaacagttaaaaaaataaaagtatctgTACGACAGTTTGCGGATATTTGTCTGTTCTCAACAGCGCAGTACAAATGCACTGTCGCCGAGGCAGAAAGCGA TATAGGGGTAACGCCTGGCTTCACATTGAGCAAGGTCTTTTCGCTAAAGCCGATGCTAGCTGACAACAAGGATAAACGGGGCCTTGCCTTAGATGGCCAACTTAAACATGAGGACACCAATCTCGCATCTAGCACTAT TGTAGCAGACCCATCACAACGTGAAAATCTAGGAATTATCGTTCAATACAAAGTCAAAGTGAAACTTTGCTTAGGTCCGTTAGGCGG TGAATTAGTCGCAGAGTTACCATTCATTTTGATGCATCCGAAACCGGAAGAAGAGCCACCTGATCCTGTGACAGCAAGACCAAGTCCTGCGCACCAACCTGCTGATGGAGAAGTACCTGTCGATACTAATCTTATTCAGTTAGACGG aGAAATGGATACGGGCGACGATGACATTATCTTTGAGGATTTTGCTCGTTTAAGGCTCAAGGGGGAAACCGATGCCTGA